Proteins found in one Nocardia brasiliensis ATCC 700358 genomic segment:
- a CDS encoding DUF3618 domain-containing protein, which produces MSDSKRANAEDPIVSGPIDEEALRQDRDETREQLGQTVSELTDKLDVKARTKDKLHDTADNARAKAASVADNAKTTAAEKTAQAEELVSRKASEAKEVAGIAADQAKNEARRLADRAEAATPDSVVTGGRQAVGFARRQPVPVAVAAAFAAVLVWWIVRRRQA; this is translated from the coding sequence ATGAGCGACTCGAAACGCGCCAACGCCGAGGATCCGATCGTGAGCGGGCCGATCGACGAGGAAGCGTTGCGTCAGGACCGCGACGAGACGAGAGAGCAACTGGGCCAAACGGTTTCGGAGCTCACCGACAAACTCGACGTCAAGGCGCGGACCAAGGACAAGCTGCACGATACCGCCGACAACGCCCGCGCGAAGGCGGCCTCGGTGGCCGACAACGCGAAGACCACCGCGGCCGAGAAGACCGCGCAGGCAGAGGAACTCGTGTCCCGCAAGGCGTCGGAGGCGAAGGAGGTCGCCGGCATCGCCGCGGACCAGGCCAAGAACGAGGCCCGCCGACTGGCGGACCGGGCCGAGGCCGCGACACCCGATTCCGTGGTGACCGGTGGCAGGCAGGCGGTCGGCTTCGCCCGCCGTCAGCCCGTTCCGGTCGCCGTGGCGGCGGCGTTCGCGGCAGTGCTGGTGTGGTGGATCGTGCGGAGGCGGCAGGCGTGA
- a CDS encoding DUF4235 domain-containing protein produces the protein MKTLYKPLGMLVSIVGGLAANAAFIRVWRAVSGEDQAPTATARNHTWREVLLAAALQGAIFGLVKAAIDRAGATGYQSLTGTWPE, from the coding sequence GTGAAAACTCTCTACAAGCCGCTCGGCATGCTGGTGAGCATCGTCGGCGGACTGGCGGCCAACGCGGCGTTCATCCGGGTGTGGCGTGCCGTGAGCGGCGAGGATCAAGCTCCCACCGCCACCGCGCGCAACCACACCTGGCGGGAAGTGTTGCTCGCCGCCGCCCTGCAAGGCGCGATCTTCGGCTTGGTCAAAGCGGCCATCGATCGCGCGGGCGCCACCGGCTATCAGTCCCTCACCGGCACCTGGCCCGAATAG
- a CDS encoding dienelactone hydrolase family protein, with protein sequence MSGTYNDLAPLRGDEPAPEHRAAPAHPSTDTQVPIIVVEPEGNARGGIVMLHESREFTGALLALMSALASEGWTVVAPNLFHRTGHEPAQEVFGDELFDDFDACFDWLTRRGVFPDTIGVLGFDTAGTAAFLVATNRPVGAAVSVAAPGILEPLTEQADALVRVAPSLQAPWLGLFGADDPATPPAEVERLRDATGRAAVASLVVSYPGLRHRADHPDVDDDSTLVDSQTRIFDWFDSNLR encoded by the coding sequence CCCGAACATCGAGCCGCGCCCGCACATCCGTCCACCGACACCCAGGTGCCCATCATCGTGGTGGAACCCGAAGGCAACGCGCGCGGCGGCATCGTGATGCTGCACGAGTCCCGCGAGTTCACCGGCGCCCTGCTCGCCCTGATGAGCGCCCTGGCCTCCGAAGGCTGGACCGTGGTGGCGCCCAACCTCTTTCACCGGACCGGGCACGAACCGGCGCAGGAGGTGTTCGGCGACGAGCTCTTCGACGACTTCGACGCCTGCTTCGACTGGCTGACCCGCCGCGGCGTCTTCCCCGACACCATCGGCGTCCTCGGCTTCGACACCGCGGGCACCGCCGCGTTCCTCGTCGCCACCAACCGCCCCGTCGGCGCCGCCGTCAGCGTCGCCGCACCCGGCATCCTCGAGCCGCTCACCGAACAGGCTGACGCCCTGGTCCGGGTGGCGCCGAGTCTGCAAGCCCCGTGGCTCGGCCTGTTCGGCGCCGACGACCCGGCCACGCCGCCCGCCGAAGTCGAACGACTCCGCGACGCGACCGGCCGCGCCGCCGTCGCCAGCCTGGTCGTCAGCTATCCGGGACTGCGGCACCGGGCCGACCATCCCGACGTCGACGACGACAGCACGCTGGTCGATTCACAGACCCGCATTTTCGACTGGTTCGACAGCAACTTACGCTGA